From the genome of Anopheles moucheti chromosome 3, idAnoMoucSN_F20_07, whole genome shotgun sequence, one region includes:
- the LOC128300842 gene encoding uncharacterized protein LOC128300842 has translation MIFSRKVLVVAIQIVILSVHFVAPEQHDRLPALYELDDWNSCDLAPARDWYCIVRVILTGDAVTGSNSDFEINDLKRFRRTLLDRGICLTSSQRDASNVSAALVRNSFPTSWNNYDRYVLNRTYFPAAMHSDVLTELAVSDVINRRIASRYGELSAYTEIEYCLKNDPKPQFEQAIAVALAMALVLGCVLLCNARRWLGKVFAPQTEANSTKQFALFDMYKCFGSVGVVIAHCCLFGPFLMPMSNVELLEESIAHPNVKLWRLLCPFLMLVFFTMSSMLLTVKLLRANPTDRPTCGAIIMNRLIRLVPLNLLMVAFATFAYDRFIGGGPLGARQLIMEQGFCRSSWWMNVLFISNFNMHKPCLPDSWYVSSDFQLYVLITLAIKAIFRTPKHTVLIVSFMAASSFLGPFLTVLWTDFDPVGPVNLHEMRFFLLGSDFMSKLYTPFYNNLAWSVSGMIAGIVFDRFQRTDFDSGTQQKILHRLNLAVILLLLMLGLSISATIAASNDVSQNNRVWLAFCYSTYKLLGASLIAALILRILLTEKEIVLPPIVSIGATLYYCVYLIHFPIMRIVYCSDIVKETTVTPLLLVQKAIKVYGITYVLSVLLHYTYENSAIKLLRRFFFGRA, from the exons ATGATCTTTAGTAGAAAAGTTCTAGTGGTAGCGATTCAAATTGTGATCCTGTCAGTGCATTTTGTGGCTCCCGAGCAACACGATAGGCTCCCGGCACTATACGAACTCGACGACTGGAACAGCTGCGACCTAGCTCCAGCAAGGGATTGGTATTGCATTGTGCGTGTAATACTGACCGGGGATGCAGTGACGGGTTCAAATTCCGATTTCGAAATTAATGATCTTAAGCGATTCCGAAGAACGCTTCTGGACAGAGGAATTTGTTTGACATCTTCACAACGAGATGCATCGAATGTTAGTGCCGCATTAGTCAGAAACAGTTTTCCGACATCGTGGAATAACTACGACCGATATGTGCTGAACCGCACGTACTTTCCTGCTGCGATGCATTCGGATGTGCTGACGGAGCTAGCAGTGAGTGATGTGATTAATCGCCGAATAGCGTCACGGTACGGTGAACTGTCGGCGTACACGGAGATAGAATACTGCTTGAAAAATGATCCCAAGCCGCAGTTTGAGCAAGCTATAGCTGTTGCACTGGCAATGGCGCTAGTGCTTGGCTGTGTTCTGCTATGCAACGCTCGTCGATGGCTCGGGAAGGTGTTTGCACCTCAAACGGAGGCTAACTCGACCAAGCAGTTCGCTTTGTTCGATATGTACAAatgtttcggttcggttggagTAGTTATAGCGCACTGTTGTCTTTTCGGACCATTTCTAATGCCGATGAGCAATGTAGAACTGTTGGAGGaa TCCATAGCTCATCCGAACGTGAAACTGTGGCGGCTTCTTTGTCCCTTTCTGATGCTGGTTTTCTTCACGATGAGCTCCATGCTGCTGACGGTGAAACTGTTGCGCGCCAATCCCACGGATCGACCTACATGCGGTGCGATAATTATGAATCGCTTGATAAGACTGGTGCCGCTCAATCTGCTGATGGTCGCATTCGCCACGTTCGCGTACGATCGCTTTATCGGTGGGGGACCGCTCGGCGCGCGCCAGCTAATCATGGAGCAAGGTTTTTGCCGGTCGAGCTGGTGGATGAACGTGCTGTTTATTTCTAACTTCAATATGCACAAACCG TGCCTGCCAGATTCATGGTACGTCAGCTCGGATTTTCAACTCTACGTCCTGATCACCCTCGCAATAAAGGCAATATTCAG AACACCAAAACACACCGTTCTGATCGTTTCGTTCATGGCTGCGAGTTCCTTTCTAGGGCCATTTCTCACTGTACTCTGGACCGATTTCGACCCGGTAGGACCGGTTAATCTGCATGAAATGCGTTTCTTTTTGCTCGGGAGCGATTTCATGAGTAAGCTTTATACACCCTTCTACAACAATCTTGCCTGGAGTGTTAGTGGCATGATAGCCGGGATCGTATTTGATCGATTTCAACGGACTGATTTCGATTCCGGAACACAACAGAAGATATTGCATCGCTTAAATCTGGCCGTTATTCTTTTACTGCTAATGCTCGGGTTGTCTATTTCTGCAACGATCGCGGCATCTAACGATGTATCCCAAAACAACCGTGTGTGGTTAGCGTTTTGTTATTCGACATACAAGCTTTTAGGCGCATCCCTCATCGCTGCTCTTATCCTGCGCATTTTACTGACAGAAAAAG AGATCGTCCTTCCACCGATCGTGAGTATCGGTGCCACATTATACTACTGCGTTTACTTGATTCATTTCCCGATCATGCGCATCGTTTATTGTAGTGACATTGTCAAGGAGACAACAGTGACGCCGTTGCTTTTG gttcaaaaagcaataaaagtgTATGGAATTACGTACGTACTGTCCGTGCTGCTGCACTACACGTATGAAAATTCAGCAATAAAGCTGCTGCGACGGTTTTTCTTCGGACGAGCTTAA
- the LOC128303065 gene encoding uncharacterized protein LOC128303065 encodes MDHIVGLLALLTAVVIVRSEPHSLPPIFLYDDYDNCQTQASVYCYARAVLRVDQFPADFVVPQTESLDRIVYNHRVHHLELGVCLRECEKELEGLTVAQKESLYRPQIPVNFTVLIPNELFPTIQDDKRRYETMVNVCVNQRLRTRYNITGYIALEYCRPEAAKQTARPFDLLEQLFLTISGTLVVTLFLTSVLDVSGINQDNAFVSAFSLRRNWIRLLSKPDSTLHRDLLYIDGLRVIISHLVIVLHTFLIAGAAPSQNYGLIEQLVSSTPMMMYVSANAFLVQVFFTIGGYLLSVNFLRDAEKSPIDARYIGNKSLNRLLRLLPVYAYFLLFSVSLNVRFDVNLNGYRLFTVENAICRQNWWANLLFVNNFQWPEELCLMHTWYLAVDFQLFLMAMALLLVIHRWPKHVGAVFLCGVVASFVIPGYIVNRHRLHPVLPARLSEMKFLMMYDPWLRRIYLPSYANTGCYLFGVIAGYLYHAAKKNRIQLQRSLLYTTINRCVTPVLIGVIVVSPLWYTVDIPKPNLWVSAYSALYRNVIGIFVAVCFVRCIITPPGIIRKVLSSKVLTALGKLTYSVYVLHDVVMRFVLLNKRTDSIISVSTIVLNLCIVIVLAFSGGLAVFLAIEQPMIQLIKPIINNMRRVPPDQKQSLKMGSFCHVLSVMCIIIVVGIDGEFIEMSQYHRMPKLWQMDDYDDCLQSSGPDEPAGVYCTSTVVLKPDNRSELWKLIEDFSSDYKRHFNHQVVRRGTCIKKCQKTIEKLSPAARKALTVEKFPIDIRYKFDDGILENVDIDREVYADVVEICINSELNETYGLLAYTEILSCDKSSDEIHIDALDMSFLIILCLLVGCVILSSWYDSSVNYKLTSEHYKQALDSKRKMVWVSFSIQRNWYRLTSRSRDEMHQKLRFFQAFRFLTMALVIFGHAALLLTVSPTTHSEKLEQLMHNIGSMILTNGVQITQTFLAISGTLLAIQVMSLAEKRKRRVSFLYVPMAILYRYIRLTPVYAFVILLHATWLLKLQTGPLWRWGAETEQTFCRRNWWTNLLYINNYVHSDEPCVQQGWYLGAEFQVFVIALIVLITIVNYPRAKILILTAVLVLAYVVPAFFIYFQKLEGVFVVTLEAQRYVLWYDKFYLQAYIPTHINFGNYMLGVLTGVIYTELRKRSINLAESRTFRAVWYATIIVVPLSMLPGYIFYVNDFETPSVWMAVYFVISKNLFGIAAGIVIIGSIYGVNGVLQRILNYPFFEPLGRLAYGAYLIHPFVMRYMFVSARGPVYYSDILTLSLVLGATVMSCLMSLLFCLLLELPTSALQNILFGSFKGSNNTLSKHYALKEINRIFTTLLHFTEQKSNRIDVESATNQGQTTITPDLEQKKNEL; translated from the exons ATGGATCATATCGTGGGGCTACTAGCACTCCTTACCGCCGTCGTGATAGTTCGATCAGAGCCGCACTCTTTACCGCCAATCTTTCTTTACGATGACTACGACAACTGTCAGACACAGGCGTCCGTGTACTGTTACGCCCGTGCTGTGCTGCGGGTGGATCAATTTCCGGCCGATTTCGTAGTGCCTCAAACAGAA AGCTTGGATCGGATCGTCTACAATCACAGAGTCCATCATCTGGAGCTGGGAGTGTGTTTGCGTGAGTGTGAAAAAGAGCTGGAGGGTTTAACCGTAGCCCAAAAGGAGTCACTTTATCGACCACAAATTCCAGTCAACTTTACC GTTTTAATACCGAACGAGCTGTTTCCCACGATTCAAGACGATAAGCGCCGGTACGAGACGATGGTGAACGTGTGCGTAAACCAACGACTCCGCACGCGTTATAACATTACCGGTTACATTGCGCTAGAGTACTGTCGACCTGAAGCTGCCAAACAAACGGCCCGTCCGTTCG ATTTATTGGAACAGCTGTTTCTAACTATTTCGGGGACACTGGTAGTAACGCTATTTCTAACATCAGTACTGGATGTCAGCGGAATCAACCAAG ATAATGCATTTGTTTCCGCATTCTCCTTGCGACGGAACTGGATTCGCTTGCTGTCCAAACCCGACTCTACATTGCACCGGGACCTACTGTACATCGATGGATTACGTGTGATCATTAGCCATCTTGTGATTGTCTTGCACACCTTCTTGATCGCAGGTGCCGCACCTTCACAGAACTATGGCCTAATAGAGCAATTGGTTTCCTCCACGCCAATGATGATGTACGTGTCGGCAAACGCTTTCCTGGTGCAGGTGTTCTTCACGATCGGTGGATATTTGCTGAGTGTGAACTTCCTGCGCGATGCCGAAAAAAGTCCGATCGATGCCCGGTACATTGGCAACAAGAGTCTAAATCGCTTGCTTCGGCTCCTGCCCGTTTATGCATACTTCCTGCTGTTCTCCGTCAGCCTGAACGTGCGCTTCGACGTAAAcctgaacgggtaccggttgtTTACGGTGGAAAATGCAATCTGCCGCCAGAACTGGTGGGCTAATTTGCTTTTCGTCAACAACTTCCAGTGGCCGGAAGAGCTCTGCCTGATGCACACCTGGTATTTGGCGGTCGACTTCCAACTGTTTCTGATGGCGATGGCGCTACTTTTGGTGATACACCGATGGCCCAAGCATGTGGGTGCGGTGTTTCTGTGCGGTGTGGTAGCATCTTTTGTGATACCGGGCTATATAGTAAACCGGCACCGGTTGCATCCTGTGCTACCGGCTAGGCTGAG tgaaatgaaatttcttATGATGTACGATCCCTGGTTGCGGCGAATATATCTACCCAGCTATGCCAACACCGGATGCTATCTGTTTGGTGTAATAGCCGGATATCTTTACCATGCTGCGAAGAAAAACCGCATTCAGCTACAACGATCTTTG CTATATACAACTATCAACAGATGTGTGACGCCCGTTCTTATTGGGGTGATCGTGGTCTCTCCCCTCTGGTATACCGTCGATATACCGAAACCCAACCTCTGGGTATCCGCGTACAGTGCGCTCTATCGGAATGTCATCGGTATTTTTGTGGCCGTTTGTTTCGTGCGGTGCATTATCACACCTCCCG GCATCATACGCAAAGTTCTCAGCTCGAAAGTACTGACCGCACTCGGCAAACTTACGTACAGCGTTTACGTGCTGCACGATGTGGTGATGCGGTTTGTGCTGTTAAATAAACGGACGGATAGCATCATCAGCGTATCAACGATTGTGCTGAACTTGTGCATTGTAATCGTGCTAGCGTTCAGCGGAGGACTGGCAGTATTTCTTGCCATCGAACAGCCCATGATACAGCTTATCAAACCGATCATAAACAACATGCGGAGAGTTCCACCGGaccaaaagcaaa GTCTTAAAATGGGAAGCTTCTGTCATGTGCTGAGTGTGATGTGTATCATAATCGTAGTGGGAATTGATGGTGAATTTATCGAAA TGTCTCAGTATCACCGCATGCCAAAGCTGTGGCAAATGGATGACTATGACGACTGTCTTCAATCCTCTGGTCCAGATGAACCGGCCGGTGTTTACTGTACCAGTACGGTCGTACTGAAACCGGACAATCGTTCCGAGCTTTGGAAATTGATCGAG GATTTTTCCAGCGATTATAAGCGCCACTTCAATCATCAGGTGGTGAGAAGGGGCACGTGCATAAAAAAGTGTCAAAAAACGATCGAAAAACTATCACCAGCGGCAAGGAAAGCGCTGACGGTGGAAAAATTCCCGATAGATATTAGG TACAAATTCGATGATGGTATCTTGGAAAATGTCGACATCGATCGTGAAGTGTATGCGGATGTGGTGGAGATTTGTATCAACAGTGAGCTGAATGAGACGTACGGTTTGCTGGCCTACACCGAAATACTGTCGTGTGATAAATCTTCCGATGAGATTCATATAG ATGCACTTGATATGTCGTTCTTGATTATTCTCTGTCTGCTTGTCGGCTGTGTGATCCTTTCGTCATGGTATGATAGTTCAGTCAACTATAAACTCACCTCGGAACACTACAAACAAGCGCTGGATAGTAAAC GTAAAATGGTCTGGGTGTCATTCTCCATACAGCGAAACTGGTACCGACTAACGTCACGATCGCGAGACGAAATGCATCAAAAGTTGCGCTTCTTTCAAGCATTCCGATTTCTCACAATGGCACTCGTCATCTTTGGCCATGCCGCCTTACTGCTGACCGTCTCGCCGACCACCCATTCGGAAAAGCTGGAGCAa CTGATGCACAACATCGGCAGCATGATTCTCACGAACGGTGTACAGATCACGCAAACGTTTCTCGCGATAAGTGGTACGCTGTTGGCGATACAGGTTATGAGTTTGGCCGAAAAACGAAAGCGTCGCGTTAGCTTCCTTTATGTCCCGATGGCCATTCTTTATCGATACATACG ATTAACTCCAGTATACGCGTTTGTGATCTTACTTCATGCCACGTGGTTGCTTAAGCTGCAAACGGGTCCATTGTGGCGTTGGGGAGCTGAAACGGAACAGACATTCTGCCGGCGAAATTGGTGGACGAACTTGCTGTACATCAACAACTATGTGCATTCTGACGAACCG TGTGTCCAGCAAGGATGGTATCTTGGTGCGGAATTTCAAGTGTTCGTCATTGCACTAATCGTGCTGATTACCATCGTCAATTATCCTCGTGCCAAGATCCTAATTTTGACGGCTGTACTCGTTTTGGCGTACGTCGTTCCAGCTTTTTTCATCTACTTCCAAAAGCTGGAGGGAGTGTTTGTGGTTACACTCGA AGCGCAACGATACGTCCTTTGGTACGACAAGTTTTATCTACAAGCGTACATCCCAACGCACATTAACTTTGGCAACTATATGCTGGGCGTTCTGACCGGTGTTATCTACACGGAGCTTCGCAAGCGTTCGATAAATCTCGCCGAAAGTAGAACGTTCCGTGCCGTGTGGTACGCAACGATTATTGTCGTTCCACTCTCGATGCTACCGGGGTACATATTCTACGTGAACGATTTCGAAACTCCATCCGTTTGGATGGCGGTTTATTTTGTCATCTCGAAGAACCTTTTCGGCATCGCTGCTGGAATCGTTATTATTGGCTCGATCTACGGCGTTAACGGTGTACTGCAACGAATACTCAACTATCCATTTTTCGAACCATTGGGCCGGTTAGCGTACGGTGCCTACCTGATTCATCCGTTCGTGATGCGCTACATGTTTGTCAGCGCGCGTGGACCGGTTTACTATAGCGATATACTCACG CTTTCCTTGGTGTTAGGAGCGACGGTAATGTCCTGCTTGATGTcattgctgttttgtttactgCTTGAGCTACCTACATCTGCTTTACAGAACATTCTATTTGGAAGTTTTAAAGGTAGTAACAACACATTATCAAAACATTATGCGCTCAAGGAGATAAACCGCATTTTTACAACTTTACTGCATTTTACAGAACAAAAATCGAACCGCATTGATGTAGAGAGTGCCACCAATCAAGGACAAACTACAATCACGCCGGATttagaacaaaagaaaaatgaattataa